The following DNA comes from Paenibacillus crassostreae.
TAACACTTGATCTCACCTTGACCCTTTGAGCTCATTTCATTCGATTTTCTCGGGATTGACGTCCCCATTAATCACACCTCGATCCCTTATTTTTTTGGTCGAGCTTTAATGCTATCGCCATCCTGATCACATCAGTCTTACTGCGTTTCAAGTGCCGAGCTATCTGGGTGCGGGTTCCAAATTTCTTATAGTTTTTAAGCATCCATGATCGCTCTTTTTTCGACATTATTACCTCTGTCTTAATTGGATCAGGTGGCGGTGGAAGTTCCTTCTTGATCGTTCCGACATCATCCGTTACCTCGTATTGTCCTCGACCCATTTTTATCAGAATTCCTTCTCGACTAAGACCAGATAATATTGCCGACATCGAGGTAGGGATCATTCCTAGTGAGTGACAAGCTTCTTTCTGAGTGTCGAAAGTGTAATAGGCTTTTAGGATGCGAGCTTCGACTGTTGACACATATCCATCTTCGAGGAGATTGTCTATTCTAGATTCAATTTCAGGTGTTAGTTCAGGCATTGATTTGAGCTCCTTTCCCTCAAAATAAGAACTAGCGTTCTGTCACAGGCATGCAGAGGGTCGTCTCGCTTGTCTTTATGCGAGTGCTAGGCTTTATTCAAGATATCGTTTATAACCTCTGTTTGGTAGGTCTGAGTGTCTAGAAGTGGCATGTACTCACGCATGCGATAAAGGTTGAGAGAGATTCGTGCAATGATATAAGCATCGACCACGTTATGACTCTTGTGAGTGTAATTGAAGAATTGGAGAGCAGATTCTTTCACCGCTGCCTTCTTCTCTTTGTCCACCAATCTCCTCTTATTCCCTGCCTGTCCAATCCAACCTGTAACCCCGACATACTTCTTCGTCTGCATCGGATTAACAAAATTCATGGCAAGTTTTTTTCTAACAATCATTGATCGTAAACCACCGTGGATCATGCCTGTTGTAATGCCTTTTTGCGTACCCATTGCAGGACCTTCTATCACGATCTCATCTTCAGCCATGAGTAATTTATAAAGTGCGTCTTGTAACTCTACGTTTTTATGATCTTCATTCTTACTCTTACCCGATAGCTCTACTTCCACAAGGACATTTCCATCGATATCTAAGGCGACAAATCCAGTCTTAGTTGCTGGGTCAATTCCTATAAATCTCATGATGTCTTCCTTCCTGGCTCATAACCGCTTTTCGTCCAGATCGCTAATTTACGATAAGGAAGCCCGTTTTTATGCATTACCCCTAACTTATCGCATATAGCCTGCTTGCTTCTCCCAAACCGCCTTGCAATATCTCTCAGGAGAAAACCTTTCAAGTAAAGTTCAGAAATGGTTCGCTCTTCCTTGCCATCATATTTCCGAACCGTTTCTGGATACTTTGATTTTCCTCTCCGTTGCAATTCCCGGAGTGCTTCATATTTAAGTGATAAGTCACAGTACTCGTGAAGTGCGATTTGTAATAGTTCACGCTTGTACGCTCTCTGAAAGTTCACTTGTTGTTACCCTCCTTCTAATCATCTAACCATGCCATTAGGTTTGGCTTTGACTTGATCGGCATCTGTTGTGGTTGTTCAGATTCAGGTATTGGTTCAGGTGGTAACGGTTTTTCTGCAGGTAATTCGGGCTCTACTTGAATCGGATCACCGAGCTCTTGCCACTCCAAGCCGAGTATCTTGTATTGTTCGCGTAGTCCTGGGAATAGTTGGACCAGTTCTCCACGTCTATAGAAGCGCATTAGATCAGTTGTACGATCGTAAATCCTCATCGTCCTTGTTCGCTCATCATCAGACAGCAGCAAGGGGTCATCTAATCTATCCGCCAAATCTAGAATTGCGACCCTAGCCTTTTCGTACTGTTCATCATCTTTAATGACCTTTGCTCCGCTCATGTTCTTTCACCTTCTCGCCAATCTCGTATTTTTCATCATCCGTGAAATTGATGAATCGACCAGTCTTAGATTGAAAACCCATCAACACAGTGCCTGTACCTACGTTCCGACCTTTAGCAGCGATTAGTTCGACTATGCCCTTCATGACTGAATCAGCATTGTAGTAATCATCGCGGTATAAAAAGATTACGATATCTGCATCACTCTCGATGTTCCCTGATTCCCTTAGATCACTCAGCAAAGGGCGCTTGTCTACCCTCTTCTCACATTCACGACCAACTGCCGATATCATGACCACCTTGACGCCTAGTTCTCTTGCAATGTTCTTGCTGTACTTAGAAATATGGTCCACTCTCGTTTTCCCATCCTTGAACTTTTGTTCTGATGAGACGAATTGTAAATAGTCCACATAGATCATTAATTTAGGGTGTTTACGTTTGAGTTTCTTAGTCTGTCTCTTGATGTATTCGATGGTCATGTTGGGCTTGTCATCGATATAAATATCTAGGTTAGATATGATTTCAATCGCTTTACTGTAAGAGTCCCAATCATTGTCTGTCATTTGACCGTTAGCAATCTTCTTGTGATCAATGCCTCCAACAGTGGCAATCATCCGATCAACAACTTGCATCGTGGACATCTCAAGACTAAACATTGCTACAGCCCAACCATCTTTAGCCGACCTAATCTCATCGTTTATAATATATTGGGTCTTACCTACGGATGGTCTAGCAGCTACTATCTCCAGGTCACCAACACTATGACCACCTATCATAGTGTTGAGATCATCGCTTGCTCGTGCAGCTCCCACGATGCCTTTCAATGTCGCTCTCTTGGATATGATTCGTTCATGACCTTCAAGAAGCACAGACAGTCTAACTGGTCCTTCATTCTCATCCGTTTTTTCTAGCTCGGTTAGCTCTTCTAATCTTTGCTGTACTTCAGCTGGTTCGAGTTCGCCTTCTTTGGCAAGATCATATATCTTGTTCCGTTCGCGTTGAATGTGACCTGTTCTGATCATCCCTTGATAATCCATAAAGTTAGCAGTGGTAGGCGTTGAACTCCTTAATTGCATCAAGTACGTGGTGCCGCCTATCTTCTCTATGTTTTTTCCCCAACGTGTTACCATGAGGACTGGATCAAATGGATCTTCCTTATCCGAGAACTTCTCATAAGCGAGTTTAAGTGTCTTTAGGATAAGTGAATGTCGTTCGTCTTCGTGGAACTCATTCGGCTGGTTATAGCAATCATCCAGTAAGGATGGTTTTAACAGGATTGCACCAAGAACCGCTTGTTCAGCTTCAAGACTCATCGCTGATCACCTTCATTCGTAGCTCTCTAAGTTGCTTCTTGATGTAATCCGGCATAGGTTTTACATCTTCGTTCTCTTGGTACTCTTTGAGTTCGAACATATGCTGTTCAGTTTCTAAGCGCTGGACCTCGTAGACACTCAAGCTTTGTTTCCTATCGGATCGAATAATATCTGCAGGAGTGGGAGGGAACTTGTTAGTTCTAAAATGATCCATGAGATTCTGCTTCGCTTCTATCACATCTGTCTCTCTTAAAATAGCAGTCCATACTTCAATTTTGGAAGAGTCGTTAACCTCGAAATTCTGGTAAACGTTCGTGATCAGCTTCATGAGTAATATCACGTCGGGCCGTTCCACTGCGCTCACCTTCCTTTCGCAACTCTTGGTCCAGAACGGAGTTCGCTCTCTGCGACTTTGTTTGATACCCTGTTTCTTCTTTGGTCACTACACTCAGCTGCTGTTGCAGATACTTAGGAAACTTAGTCGGTCTAAACAATGTTTCATAATCCAGGTACTTTTCTTGACTGGTACCCATCCATTCCGCGCACTTCACATCAATTACATGGACACAATCTTCTTTTGTGTACCCTTCATGTAAACGTCCTAGTAAATAGAGGAGAGTGTTCTTGGTTGCTCGAAAGTTCTTTCCTGTTTTTGTATTAAGGTATTCGATTATTTCCTTTGCAACAGGGGTATGATCTATTGGGATTTCACTAGGCATAGGTTTAAAACATTCTCCTTTCAAACCTTCTTCTTTAATACCTTCTTCTTTCTTTGGTTGCTGTGCTGGTTGTTCTGCTGGTTGATTGGAAAATTCCTGCTGGTTGCTATCGCCATCAATCCCTTGTGGGTCAAGACTTTCAGGTGGTTGATTTTCATTTTCCTGCTGGTTGCTGTGTTGGTTGTTCTGCTGGTTGATTAAAGGCACATATTCGAAGGAATAAACCGTAAATCTGTTGTGTCTTTGGGTCTGTTTTATAAACCCTTCATCAACCAACTTCTTAACCAACGTCTTCAACCTCTGCTCCGATATATCCAACCTTCGACTCCATGCAGGGCGACCAAAGATAAATTCATTTTGATGAATGATTACTTCATAACCTTCAATACTCCGAACCTCTGGCTTATCGGAAAATCTAGCAAGGAAGTACATTTCACAGAAGACCATCCAATAATCTTTATCACGTCGAAGCCAGTGATTTTGTAGTTCTCTTCCTATTTGGATGAACCCACTCATACCGCCTCACCCGTTCAGCTTTTATTATGCTTTTGTACAAAGTCTGAGATTTCAAAAGCGAAGGAAACAAGTTCTTCGTATTCAACGTCATCAGGGTGCTCATCGTCGAAGCGAGCGCAAATATTCGTGATGCCCTCTGTAAACTGTTCTTCAGGTGTTTGTTCGACGGTGTAACTGTTAACAATCACAGATGCAAGAGCGAAGTAATTCATACCGAAGTGGTTCTTGATTAATCGAGCAGGTATGTCTAGGTCATCGTATTTACATTTAATGATATTGAATAATGCCCAACCCTTGGCGTCGTCGTCATGACCATCACTGACATACAGATCAAGTGCGTCAGCCACTTCTCTCGGTACTAGTACCTTCTTGCTCTCACGCTCCTGGACCAATTCCTGCTGTATCTGAACAAGTGTTCCAGCATGCTGAGCCAGATCATCAATCGCCTTATCACGTTGACGTTGTACCTGGTCGTTGATCTCTCTGAGTTGACTGTATTCAGCTACCGTATACGTCCGTTCTTCTGGGAGGAGAACTGCATAATGATATGGGATTATTATGCCGGACATGGGACTCTCTATGATTTGAAATTCAGGATGTTGGTCCATAAATATCCCTTCTCGATTTAACTTTCGAACCTTGAATTCATCCCCAGTTTTAACCTTCCATGTTCCGTTGCTGTAGTTTTTGATCATCTTGATTTTCACCTAAAACACCTCCAAAAAGTAATGTTTCCCTACTTCAAATCCTTGTTTCCTTAACGCTGTGTTAACTATCATTTCAGCAAGCTTAGGCATGTTGTTAGAGGATGATAGATGTGTAAGATAGATTCGTTCCCCTCGACCTTTGATGAGCCTAGCAAGCGCACTAGCTGTCTGATCATTGCTTAGATGACCTATATCGCTTAGTATCCGAGCCTGTACACTTATTGGATAATTTGACTCGACTACCATGTCTGGGTCATGGTTTGATTCGATGATGTAGATGTTGCCTTCCATCATGTCGAGCATGTCTGAATCAACGTGCCCTGTGTCCATCACCACACAGCAACGGTTACCAGTGTCGTCCTCAATCGCATATCCAACAGGTTCGTAGGCATCGTGATGAGTCTTGAATGGGTAAATGTGTACACCTTCGAGTGGGATCATTTCGTATTCGCCGTGAGTAGTTGACACTACACGTTGTAAATCATCATCAACACCCGAGATACCTTTCCATTCGCCATCACTGGCATACACTGGAATGCGGTATTTATTAGCAAGAGGTAATCCTTTTATATGGTCACCGTGCGCATGGGTCACGAATATGGCTGCTATCTGATCGGCTCGAATACCGACCTCGTTTAATCGCTTCTCTATTTTCGTCTTAGCAATTCCTGCATCTATCAAGATTGTTGTTTCTCCTGAAGTGAGGGCTATGCAGTTTCCTGAACTACCAGATGCGAGAATATCAACTTTCATAATCTCTCTCGCTCTTCTCTCCGATCGTTATCCGCAAGCATCATGGCGAAATTTGCGATGTTCGCACATCTGCGTCTAAATTCAGAATGTGAAGTGCGTTTCATCAACTTCCTGAAGTTTTTTTCAAGCTCATTTCTGAGGTATTGATAAGTGTAATTCTCCCAACCACCTTTGTGGACATTTGCTTTAAGCTGTTTCTCCATCTCCTCGGAGAACTCCGCAATCTCTGTTCGTACCTCACCCAATTTGAGACCATATCTATTTCCTATAGATTCAATGAATTCAGTTCCTACCGTTGCAGGAATCACTTTAGCGAAGAGAGCAACCTCATCCCCGAGTTCATAAACTTGGACGCAATCTCTATCGAAACTACGACGGAGGGCAATCAGGCCCTCCGCTTCATTCCGATGTGTTTCAAGCCGTACATCATTTTCAAAGCTCATCTTTGCCTCTTCCAAAAAATCAAGATGACGTTTAGTTATTTCTTTCATATCGCACGCTCCCTCTTCGTTTTCTCCTGCCATTCCTTATCAAACGAACACTTCTTTGCCGACCATTCATAGTGCCTACGACCAACTACAAAGGATACATACTTGCATGTAGACTCTTCGTAATACACGCCATTTAATGGTTTTGCTGGATTCAGGTCTTCACTTCCGAATAAGTCGAGTTGTTCGAAGTCGCCTTCTTTTTCTTCCACGTCCGTTGCCCTCCCAACCCTTTGAAGCATTGAGGGCATACCCGCATGTGGCGGATATACTCCTCTTTGTCTTTGTTGATTTCGTTCCCACATATCTCGCAGTCAGGACAGCGAACATATATTTCGACTGATATGACCATTACAATGGAAGTTCGTCGTCGGAGTTGGATTGCTTTTGTTGGATCTCCATTTCGATGATTTTGAGAAGGCCCTTTTTCTGACCGAGTGTAGGCATCGTGCCTTCTTTTAAATCCTTAATGTTTTTAAGCATATATGAGAGCCTACCGTCTGGAGTTGTTACCCCAAGCTTTTCAAGAGCCTCGGTTATCTGACCGTTAACGCGTTGAGATTCAGTGAGCGGAGCAATTGGTTCTGCAGGTCTTTGATCCGTGTTATCATCTTGTTGCGATACATCTATAACCTCAACCTCGGGACCGACCTCACGGCGTTCATATGGAGCCGGTGATGAATTTTGATTATTCGAACCGAACTCATCTTCGGATACCTCAATTCCATACTGTCGTTTAAATGCTCGTTTGATTGCATGCTTTACAATCATGTCGTCGAAGTAGTCCTTCCACATCTGACCGTTGCGACCTTTTACCAAGTGATCCACTTGATCAGAAGTGATGATGACTGCAATATTCGGAGCATTTTCGCGATAAGCTACGCAATAAGCACCTACCGTCTTCCCACGCTGCATAG
Coding sequences within:
- a CDS encoding replicative DNA helicase; this encodes MSLEAEQAVLGAILLKPSLLDDCYNQPNEFHEDERHSLILKTLKLAYEKFSDKEDPFDPVLMVTRWGKNIEKIGGTTYLMQLRSSTPTTANFMDYQGMIRTGHIQRERNKIYDLAKEGELEPAEVQQRLEELTELEKTDENEGPVRLSVLLEGHERIISKRATLKGIVGAARASDDLNTMIGGHSVGDLEIVAARPSVGKTQYIINDEIRSAKDGWAVAMFSLEMSTMQVVDRMIATVGGIDHKKIANGQMTDNDWDSYSKAIEIISNLDIYIDDKPNMTIEYIKRQTKKLKRKHPKLMIYVDYLQFVSSEQKFKDGKTRVDHISKYSKNIARELGVKVVMISAVGRECEKRVDKRPLLSDLRESGNIESDADIVIFLYRDDYYNADSVMKGIVELIAAKGRNVGTGTVLMGFQSKTGRFINFTDDEKYEIGEKVKEHERSKGH
- a CDS encoding RecT family recombinase encodes the protein MTKTNTQIQAINEEVVVGNFTQKHLDTLKSTIAKGTSNEQFSLFMQTCVRTGLDPFLNQIFCIVYNGKDGPVMSMQIAVEGIVALAKKHEQYKGFIASEVKEEDEFEIDMVTGEPKHRIVSMQRGKTVGAYCVAYRENAPNIAVIITSDQVDHLVKGRNGQMWKDYFDDMIVKHAIKRAFKRQYGIEVSEDEFGSNNQNSSPAPYERREVGPEVEVIDVSQQDDNTDQRPAEPIAPLTESQRVNGQITEALEKLGVTTPDGRLSYMLKNIKDLKEGTMPTLGQKKGLLKIIEMEIQQKQSNSDDELPL
- a CDS encoding MBL fold metallo-hydrolase codes for the protein MKVDILASGSSGNCIALTSGETTILIDAGIAKTKIEKRLNEVGIRADQIAAIFVTHAHGDHIKGLPLANKYRIPVYASDGEWKGISGVDDDLQRVVSTTHGEYEMIPLEGVHIYPFKTHHDAYEPVGYAIEDDTGNRCCVVMDTGHVDSDMLDMMEGNIYIIESNHDPDMVVESNYPISVQARILSDIGHLSNDQTASALARLIKGRGERIYLTHLSSSNNMPKLAEMIVNTALRKQGFEVGKHYFLEVF
- a CDS encoding conserved phage C-terminal domain-containing protein: MSGFIQIGRELQNHWLRRDKDYWMVFCEMYFLARFSDKPEVRSIEGYEVIIHQNEFIFGRPAWSRRLDISEQRLKTLVKKLVDEGFIKQTQRHNRFTVYSFEYVPLINQQNNQHSNQQENENQPPESLDPQGIDGDSNQQEFSNQPAEQPAQQPKKEEGIKEEGLKGECFKPMPSEIPIDHTPVAKEIIEYLNTKTGKNFRATKNTLLYLLGRLHEGYTKEDCVHVIDVKCAEWMGTSQEKYLDYETLFRPTKFPKYLQQQLSVVTKEETGYQTKSQRANSVLDQELRKEGERSGTARRDITHEADHERLPEFRG